The Limnochorda sp. LNt genome includes a region encoding these proteins:
- a CDS encoding FAD-dependent oxidoreductase — protein sequence MHPLLEARSESRKVTARYDVIVAGGGTAGSVAAIAAARMGARTLLVEEQGFLGGTATGALVTPLMPNRLNGANLNRGITDEIKRRLRARGAGGETPENDGWFDPEGLKSVLEEMAVESGVLLLYHTRLIDAVVEQGPDGRRRVVGALVHNKAGLQRMDATVFVDATGDADLAAAAGCQWEGGGEDGTRQALSLRWIAGGIDVPRLARFVEELGGHRWPPGYFESAMVWGRGHVLEPVFRRAVEAGDLEESDGDYFQCFSIPGRPDALAFNCPRIAERVDGLDPWDLTRAHIVGRRAIDRLVRFLRGYLPGCERAYVQQVAPMVGVRESRRVLGDYVLTLEDILTGRKFDDAVARNRYPVDIHLVRPGGRTRSTLEHGDARRPPEGDYHEIPYRCLLPRGVEGLLVAGRCISATFVAQSAVRIQPNCHSLGQAAGTAAALATREGIAPRQVDGVRLRRVLREQGADL from the coding sequence ATGCACCCGCTGCTGGAGGCACGATCCGAGAGCCGTAAGGTGACGGCTCGCTACGACGTCATCGTTGCGGGCGGGGGGACCGCGGGCAGCGTCGCGGCCATCGCAGCGGCCCGCATGGGCGCACGTACCCTGCTGGTCGAGGAGCAAGGGTTTCTCGGCGGGACCGCCACGGGTGCGCTCGTGACGCCGTTGATGCCCAACCGTTTGAACGGCGCCAACTTGAATCGCGGCATCACCGACGAGATCAAGCGCCGTTTGCGAGCTCGTGGGGCGGGAGGCGAGACGCCAGAGAACGATGGATGGTTCGATCCCGAGGGGCTCAAGTCGGTGCTCGAGGAGATGGCCGTGGAGTCGGGGGTCCTCCTGCTCTATCACACCCGCCTCATCGACGCCGTAGTCGAGCAGGGCCCGGACGGAAGAAGGCGCGTGGTCGGGGCTCTCGTCCACAACAAAGCGGGCCTGCAGCGGATGGACGCGACGGTCTTCGTCGACGCGACGGGCGACGCGGATCTGGCCGCCGCGGCGGGATGCCAGTGGGAGGGCGGCGGCGAGGACGGCACGCGTCAGGCTCTGTCCCTTCGCTGGATCGCCGGCGGGATCGACGTACCCAGGCTGGCGCGCTTCGTGGAGGAGTTGGGCGGCCACCGGTGGCCACCGGGTTACTTCGAGTCGGCGATGGTCTGGGGCCGCGGACACGTACTGGAGCCCGTCTTCCGCAGGGCGGTGGAGGCCGGCGACCTGGAGGAGTCGGACGGCGACTACTTCCAGTGCTTCAGCATACCGGGCCGGCCCGACGCCCTGGCCTTCAACTGCCCGCGCATCGCCGAACGGGTCGACGGGCTCGACCCGTGGGACCTGACCCGGGCGCACATCGTGGGGCGCAGGGCCATCGACCGGCTGGTGCGGTTTCTGCGCGGGTACCTGCCCGGGTGTGAGCGGGCGTACGTGCAGCAGGTGGCCCCCATGGTGGGTGTCCGGGAGAGCCGGCGGGTGCTGGGCGACTACGTCCTGACGCTGGAGGACATCTTGACGGGTCGCAAGTTCGACGATGCAGTGGCTCGAAATCGGTACCCGGTCGACATCCACTTGGTGCGGCCCGGAGGCAGGACGCGGTCCACCCTCGAGCACGGCGACGCTCGACGCCCACCTGAAGGCGATTACCACGAGATCCCATACCGATGCCTGCTGCCCAGAGGCGTCGAGGGCCTGCTGGTAGCGGGCCGGTGCATCTCCGCCACGTTCGTGGCGCAGTCTGCCGTCCGCATCCAGCCGAACTGCCACTCGCTAGGCCAGGCGGCCGGGACGGCGGCGGCCCTCGCGACCCGGGAGGGGATCGCCCCCCGTCAGGTCGACGGGGTGCGGCTGCGACGGGTCCTTCGAGAGCAAGGGGCGGATCTGTGA
- a CDS encoding ROK family protein, translating to MVRRCAIGVDIGGTKVAAGVVTADGAVRRVVQRPTPVQQGVEAIGQQAAELAREASLRAAQEGYAPVGVGLAVAGQVDVRQQRIVGATRRFEGWERVPLKAVVERVTGLPATMDNDAKAAARAELRWGAARGARFAIVVTLGTGVGGALVVEGRVVDGARGLAGHIGHIPVQDDGPTCACGRTGCVELYAAAPGIVSVAAEAAGPAVVLHDAGDVWRAAEEGQPWAQLALGRAAESLGMALAGLVHALDPEVIVIGGGLSAWGESWRSRIERAVGARVMPAFSGRFEVRLAAYGPQAGIAGAGALVLEQVEGGDRHAPAAGGTIREP from the coding sequence ATGGTGAGACGTTGCGCCATTGGGGTCGACATCGGGGGCACCAAGGTCGCGGCCGGGGTGGTCACGGCCGACGGGGCGGTGCGGAGGGTCGTGCAGCGGCCGACCCCCGTCCAACAAGGAGTGGAGGCCATCGGCCAGCAGGCCGCCGAGCTGGCTCGTGAGGCGAGCCTCCGGGCCGCGCAGGAGGGGTACGCCCCGGTGGGCGTGGGGCTCGCCGTAGCCGGCCAGGTCGACGTGCGCCAGCAGCGCATCGTGGGCGCCACCCGCCGGTTCGAGGGATGGGAGCGGGTGCCGCTCAAAGCCGTCGTGGAGCGGGTGACAGGCCTGCCGGCGACGATGGACAACGACGCCAAGGCAGCAGCCCGAGCCGAGTTGCGGTGGGGAGCGGCCAGGGGGGCGCGCTTCGCCATCGTCGTCACCCTCGGCACCGGGGTAGGCGGAGCGTTGGTGGTGGAGGGGCGCGTCGTCGACGGAGCTCGTGGGCTGGCGGGGCACATCGGGCACATCCCCGTGCAGGATGACGGCCCGACGTGCGCCTGCGGCCGGACCGGTTGCGTGGAGTTGTACGCAGCGGCACCGGGGATCGTCTCGGTGGCGGCCGAGGCAGCAGGGCCCGCGGTCGTGCTGCACGACGCCGGCGACGTTTGGCGAGCGGCGGAGGAGGGCCAGCCGTGGGCCCAACTCGCCCTGGGCCGGGCCGCCGAGAGTCTGGGGATGGCCCTGGCCGGTCTCGTCCATGCCCTGGACCCCGAGGTGATCGTCATCGGGGGAGGCCTGTCGGCATGGGGCGAAAGCTGGCGGAGCCGCATCGAGCGGGCCGTGGGCGCCCGGGTCATGCCCGCATTCTCCGGACGTTTCGAGGTAAGGCTGGCCGCCTACGGGCCCCAGGCGGGCATCGCCGGGGCAGGCGCGCTGGTCCTGGAGCAGGTGGAGGGGGGTGACCGCCATGCACCCGCTGCTGGAGGCACGATCCGAGAGCCGTAA
- a CDS encoding MurR/RpiR family transcriptional regulator, translated as MRSGHRRDGDPAAARPPLMARLHSSLSALTESEQKVAAAVRSDPQRVVYASVTELAEAAGVGETTVLRFARKLGYRNYHAFKMDLARDIFSEGAAQDGEAASSPASDDLLHRATEENRRVIVDTYQMLDRAVFERAVAMLADARQIHFYGAGHSGITAQDARYRFWRLGFPAAAFADPHFQLMAAATLQPGDVAVGLSVSGSTRDTVECLAAAKARGAGTIAITGYAQAPIGRVADVVLVTATREMPLQSGSFTSKIGQLHMLDLLVRALVRSCPERVRQHQEQVGQAVSTKLY; from the coding sequence ATGAGATCGGGCCACCGACGAGACGGCGACCCCGCGGCTGCCCGCCCGCCGCTGATGGCACGGCTGCACAGCAGCCTGTCGGCCCTCACCGAGTCGGAGCAGAAGGTGGCCGCGGCGGTGCGCAGCGACCCGCAGCGGGTCGTCTACGCCTCGGTGACCGAGCTGGCCGAGGCCGCCGGCGTGGGGGAGACCACCGTGCTGCGCTTCGCCCGCAAGCTGGGCTACCGCAACTACCACGCCTTCAAGATGGATCTGGCGCGTGACATCTTCTCCGAGGGGGCGGCGCAGGACGGCGAGGCGGCCTCCAGCCCCGCCTCGGACGACCTGCTGCACCGTGCCACGGAGGAGAACCGCCGCGTCATCGTCGACACCTATCAGATGCTGGACCGCGCCGTCTTCGAGCGGGCGGTGGCCATGCTCGCCGATGCCCGGCAGATCCACTTCTACGGCGCCGGCCACTCGGGCATCACGGCGCAGGACGCTCGCTACCGCTTCTGGCGGCTGGGCTTTCCGGCCGCGGCCTTCGCCGACCCGCACTTCCAGCTGATGGCGGCCGCCACGCTGCAGCCCGGCGACGTGGCGGTGGGGCTCTCGGTCTCGGGGAGCACACGGGACACGGTGGAGTGCCTGGCGGCGGCCAAGGCACGCGGCGCCGGCACCATCGCCATCACGGGCTACGCCCAGGCCCCCATCGGCCGGGTGGCCGACGTGGTGCTGGTGACGGCGACCCGGGAGATGCCGCTGCAGTCGGGCTCCTTCACGTCCAAGATCGGGCAGCTCCACATGCTGGACCTGCTGGTGCGGGCGCTGGTGCGGTCGTGCCCGGAGCGGGTGCGCCAGCACCAGGAGCAAGTGGGCCAGGCCGTCTCTACCAAGCTGTACTGA
- a CDS encoding N-acetylmannosamine-6-phosphate 2-epimerase, producing the protein MREREATLARLQGGLIVSCQAPEGDPLHGPHFMAEMARAAWLGGAAGIRANSGPDIRAIRQAVPLPVLGIVKRHYPGSPVYITPTLGEAEEAVRAGADVLALDGTARPRPDGVGLERLVEAIRARWAIPLMADVGSVEEGLAAARLGFDLVATTLVGYTDDHPPLGYEPDFDVVARMIDEVTGRLGVPVVVEGHIWEPEQAARCLELGAFAVVVGSAITRPHLITRRFVQAIDVARARVARERVR; encoded by the coding sequence GTGCGCGAGCGGGAGGCGACCCTGGCGCGGCTGCAGGGCGGGCTCATCGTCTCCTGCCAGGCACCGGAGGGGGACCCTCTTCACGGCCCCCACTTCATGGCGGAGATGGCCAGGGCGGCCTGGTTGGGCGGAGCCGCAGGCATCCGGGCCAACTCGGGCCCCGACATCCGGGCCATCCGCCAGGCGGTGCCCCTCCCCGTCCTCGGCATCGTCAAGCGGCACTATCCCGGCTCGCCGGTCTACATCACGCCCACGTTGGGGGAGGCCGAGGAGGCCGTCCGAGCGGGGGCCGACGTGCTGGCTCTGGACGGCACGGCCCGGCCCCGCCCCGACGGTGTGGGCCTGGAGCGCCTGGTCGAGGCCATCCGGGCTCGCTGGGCCATCCCGCTCATGGCCGACGTGGGCTCGGTGGAGGAGGGCCTGGCGGCCGCTCGCCTGGGCTTCGATCTGGTCGCGACCACGCTGGTGGGCTACACCGACGATCACCCGCCGCTGGGCTACGAGCCCGACTTCGACGTGGTGGCGCGGATGATCGACGAGGTGACGGGCCGCCTCGGCGTGCCCGTCGTGGTGGAGGGGCACATCTGGGAGCCGGAGCAGGCGGCCCGCTGCCTGGAGCTGGGCGCCTTCGCCGTGGTGGTCGGGAGCGCCATCACGCGACCCCACCTGATCACCCGGCGCTTCGTGCAGGCCATCGACGTGGCCCGGGCGCGGGTAGCGAGGGAGCGAGTGCGATGA
- a CDS encoding LamB/YcsF family protein, translating into MAAHYVDLNADVGEGFGAYAIGDDEALMQVVTSVNVACGFHAGDPRVMARTVQRAARAGLGIGAHVGYPDRVGFGRRAMALSPEELRTDVLYQIGALAAFCRAEGVALQHVKPHGALYHAALYDEAVARAVVAAVASFDPGLVVLAIRGSRLAKVAEAAGLAVAWEGFVDRRYRADGGLVARGQPGAVIEEPERAAEQAVRMVREGRVRSAEGVEVETSVHTLCIHGDQPGASAIARAVRRRLEAAGVQVGPLARHPALRR; encoded by the coding sequence ATGGCGGCGCACTACGTCGACCTCAACGCGGACGTGGGGGAGGGCTTCGGCGCCTATGCCATCGGCGACGACGAGGCCCTGATGCAGGTCGTCACGTCGGTCAACGTCGCCTGCGGCTTCCACGCGGGGGATCCCCGGGTGATGGCCCGCACGGTGCAGCGGGCGGCACGGGCGGGCCTCGGCATCGGAGCGCACGTCGGCTATCCCGATCGGGTGGGCTTCGGGCGGCGCGCCATGGCGCTGAGCCCCGAGGAGCTGCGCACCGACGTGCTCTACCAGATCGGCGCCCTGGCGGCCTTCTGCCGGGCGGAGGGCGTGGCGCTGCAGCACGTCAAGCCCCACGGAGCCCTCTATCACGCGGCGCTGTACGACGAGGCGGTGGCGCGGGCGGTGGTGGCGGCGGTCGCCTCCTTCGACCCGGGGCTGGTGGTGCTGGCCATCCGGGGTAGCCGGCTGGCGAAGGTGGCGGAGGCGGCGGGGCTGGCGGTGGCGTGGGAGGGGTTCGTCGACCGGCGGTATCGGGCCGACGGGGGCCTGGTGGCACGCGGGCAGCCGGGAGCGGTCATCGAGGAGCCGGAGCGCGCCGCCGAGCAGGCCGTGCGGATGGTGCGGGAGGGCCGGGTGCGGTCGGCCGAAGGGGTGGAGGTCGAGACCTCGGTGCACACCCTGTGCATCCACGGCGATCAGCCGGGGGCGTCCGCCATCGCCCGGGCCGTGCGGCGGCGACTGGAAGCGGCGGGGGTGCAGGTGGGGCCGCTGGCGAGACATCCGGCTCTGCGTCGCTGA
- the wrbA gene encoding NAD(P)H:quinone oxidoreductase codes for MAVTPRVLIVYYSSTGTTYRMAKEVEAGAREARAEVRLRRVAELAPPEAVEKNPVWKAHLEATRQIPLAGHDDLEWADAYVFGTPSRYGNVASQLKQYLDSTGPLWGQGKLANKVAAGLTTASNPHGGQEATLLALYNVLYHWGCLIVGPGYTDPAVFAAGGNPYGVSFTANGGEPPLSDEARQACRYLGRRVVTVARWVLAGRQALER; via the coding sequence ATGGCCGTGACGCCCCGAGTGCTCATCGTCTACTACAGCTCCACCGGCACCACCTATCGCATGGCGAAGGAGGTGGAGGCCGGGGCTCGGGAGGCGAGGGCCGAGGTACGCCTGCGCCGGGTGGCCGAGCTGGCGCCGCCCGAGGCGGTGGAGAAGAACCCCGTCTGGAAGGCGCACCTCGAGGCGACCCGTCAGATCCCGTTGGCGGGTCACGACGACCTGGAGTGGGCGGACGCCTACGTCTTCGGCACGCCCAGCCGGTACGGCAACGTGGCGTCGCAGCTCAAGCAGTACCTGGACAGCACCGGACCGCTGTGGGGCCAGGGCAAGCTGGCCAACAAGGTCGCGGCGGGGTTGACGACGGCCTCCAACCCGCACGGGGGCCAGGAGGCCACGCTCCTGGCGTTGTACAACGTGCTGTACCACTGGGGATGCCTCATCGTCGGCCCCGGCTACACCGACCCGGCCGTCTTCGCGGCGGGCGGCAACCCGTACGGCGTCAGCTTCACGGCCAACGGGGGCGAGCCGCCGTTGAGCGATGAGGCCCGGCAGGCGTGCCGCTACCTGGGGCGGCGGGTCGTCACGGTGGCGCGCTGGGTGCTGGCGGGCCGCCAGGCCCTCGAGCGGTAG
- a CDS encoding alpha/beta hydrolase family protein: MRLIVSVTACLVALVASLALPAGMALRAGPVAATATADKPAPPLEPETGPGGKEYAHAGVQVRSGGEGAEQYWIFAPTDPTPYRAPVVVFLHGWGAMVPDAYLGWIDHIVRKGRIVIFPRYQSSLATSPAAMTDHAVRAIRDALRDLRQGDGVRPELERVAFVGHSLGGVIAANLAARAGADGSVPVPSALMVVQPGDPPLTRLGGALRQPSIMEDYGLIPRQTLMLVVVGDEDGTVGEETARILFQRAGVAAPNKNYVVLRSDRHGSPHLVADHVAPAALRPSTGSTAPAVTPPWVQGMALRLYELLTGQPDIEARVHEPDALDFYGFWKLLDALTDAAWYYRHREVALGDTPQQRYMGVWSDGVPVREMEVWTAEELAAQMAGGT, from the coding sequence ATGCGACTCATCGTCTCGGTGACCGCTTGCCTGGTGGCGCTGGTCGCGAGCCTCGCCCTGCCCGCTGGCATGGCGCTGCGGGCCGGCCCGGTGGCGGCGACGGCGACGGCCGACAAGCCGGCGCCTCCGCTCGAGCCGGAGACGGGGCCCGGCGGCAAGGAGTACGCCCACGCGGGGGTGCAGGTGCGCTCGGGCGGCGAGGGGGCGGAGCAGTACTGGATCTTCGCGCCGACGGACCCCACGCCGTACCGGGCACCGGTGGTGGTCTTCCTGCACGGCTGGGGCGCCATGGTGCCCGACGCCTACCTGGGCTGGATCGACCACATCGTGCGCAAGGGGCGCATCGTCATCTTCCCGCGCTATCAGTCGAGCCTCGCCACGTCGCCTGCCGCCATGACGGACCACGCCGTGCGCGCCATCCGCGATGCGCTGCGCGACCTGAGGCAAGGCGACGGCGTGCGGCCCGAGCTGGAGCGGGTCGCCTTCGTCGGCCACTCGCTGGGGGGCGTCATCGCCGCCAACCTGGCGGCCCGGGCTGGCGCCGACGGCTCGGTGCCGGTCCCCTCGGCGCTGATGGTGGTGCAGCCGGGCGACCCACCCCTGACGCGCCTGGGGGGCGCGCTGCGACAGCCCAGCATCATGGAGGATTACGGCCTCATCCCCAGGCAAACACTGATGCTGGTGGTCGTGGGGGACGAAGACGGGACCGTCGGTGAGGAGACGGCCCGCATCCTCTTCCAGCGCGCGGGGGTGGCCGCACCCAACAAGAACTACGTCGTCCTCCGCTCCGACCGGCACGGATCGCCCCATCTGGTGGCGGACCACGTGGCGCCGGCCGCCCTGCGGCCCTCCACCGGGTCGACGGCGCCGGCGGTGACCCCGCCGTGGGTGCAGGGCATGGCGCTGCGGCTGTACGAGCTGCTGACGGGCCAGCCCGACATCGAGGCGCGGGTGCACGAGCCCGACGCGCTGGACTTCTACGGCTTCTGGAAGCTCTTGGATGCGCTGACCGATGCGGCGTGGTACTACCGCCACCGGGAGGTGGCCCTCGGCGACACGCCGCAACAGCGCTACATGGGCGTCTGGAGCGACGGGGTGCCGGTGCGGGAGATGGAGGTGTGGACGGCCGAGGAGTTGGCGGCGCAGATGGCAGGAGGTACGTGA
- a CDS encoding ABC transporter substrate-binding protein, which translates to MALLALAVALALVGWQGPAGSPVRAEAGQVLRIVLDGAKNREAELQAVAGYLRQIGVDAQVRIWEYQTLIAEAQRGTRDAYATDWGSSTFSPFDLAIPKLRTGDRGNFSFYSNPEVDRLFERASTTVDEAAALDAYHRAQRILYEDAPWIFGYYLDTIEAASDRVRNWRPSVDNRTNLHDVALEGGDTLVVGMRADRIQSFDPADHRDRDTETVLRNIFDGLVTRTPDGQVVPEIAASWEQPDPTTYIFHLRRGIRFHDGEPLTAEDVVFTFERILSPTGLEGRQSPRLGLLGPLQRVEALDDYTVRMTLRDPSPVFLQLLVHTQIVPKDYLTRVGLAGFVQHPVGAGPFKFVQGRLDGDIVLERFDDYYGGSPELPPVGPAPLRRVVFRMMPEPGTRIAALLAGEVHIIHEVPPDAVAQLERARGVQVQVAPGTRLYAIELNNRRLTDPRVRQALNHAVDWETILRELYRGYAHRVATALLPSGFGYDETLQPYPYDPDRARELLREAGYVVR; encoded by the coding sequence ATGGCCCTCCTGGCGCTGGCCGTCGCCCTGGCCCTCGTGGGATGGCAGGGGCCGGCCGGCTCGCCGGTACGGGCCGAAGCCGGCCAGGTGCTGCGCATCGTGCTCGACGGCGCCAAGAACCGGGAGGCCGAGCTCCAGGCCGTCGCCGGCTACCTGCGGCAGATCGGCGTCGACGCGCAGGTGCGGATCTGGGAGTACCAGACGCTGATCGCCGAGGCCCAGCGGGGCACCCGTGACGCCTACGCCACCGACTGGGGCAGCTCCACCTTCTCGCCCTTCGACCTGGCCATCCCCAAGCTGCGTACCGGCGATCGCGGCAACTTCTCCTTCTACTCCAACCCCGAGGTGGACCGGCTCTTCGAGCGGGCATCCACCACCGTCGACGAGGCGGCCGCCCTCGACGCGTATCACCGCGCTCAGCGCATCCTCTACGAGGACGCCCCGTGGATCTTCGGCTACTACCTCGACACCATCGAGGCCGCCTCGGACCGGGTGCGCAACTGGCGGCCTTCGGTCGACAACCGCACCAACCTCCACGACGTGGCGCTGGAGGGTGGCGACACCCTGGTGGTGGGCATGCGGGCCGACCGCATCCAGAGCTTCGACCCGGCCGACCACCGGGACCGCGACACCGAGACGGTGCTGCGCAACATCTTCGACGGCCTGGTGACGCGCACCCCCGACGGGCAGGTGGTACCCGAGATCGCCGCGTCGTGGGAGCAGCCGGATCCGACCACGTACATCTTCCACCTGCGACGGGGCATCCGCTTCCACGACGGCGAGCCGCTGACCGCCGAGGACGTCGTCTTCACCTTCGAGCGGATCCTGTCGCCCACCGGGCTCGAGGGACGCCAGTCGCCGCGCCTGGGGCTGCTGGGCCCCCTGCAACGGGTCGAGGCCCTCGACGACTACACGGTGAGGATGACGCTGCGCGACCCGTCGCCGGTCTTCCTGCAGCTGCTGGTGCACACCCAGATCGTGCCCAAGGACTACCTGACCCGGGTCGGCCTGGCCGGGTTCGTGCAGCATCCGGTGGGAGCCGGGCCCTTCAAGTTCGTGCAGGGCCGGCTGGATGGCGACATCGTGCTGGAGCGCTTCGACGACTATTACGGTGGCTCGCCGGAGTTGCCGCCCGTGGGGCCGGCGCCGTTGCGGCGGGTCGTCTTCCGCATGATGCCCGAGCCGGGCACCCGCATCGCCGCGCTGCTGGCCGGCGAGGTGCACATCATCCACGAGGTGCCGCCCGATGCCGTGGCGCAGCTGGAGCGGGCCCGGGGCGTGCAGGTGCAGGTGGCGCCGGGCACGCGCCTTTACGCCATCGAGCTCAACAACCGCCGCCTGACCGACCCGAGGGTGCGCCAGGCGCTCAACCACGCCGTCGACTGGGAGACCATCCTGCGCGAGCTCTACCGGGGCTACGCGCACCGGGTCGCCACGGCGCTGTTGCCGAGCGGCTTCGGGTACGACGAGACGCTGCAGCCCTACCCGTACGACCCGGACCGGGCCCGGGAGCTGCTGCGCGAGGCGGGCTACGTTGTCCGGTGA
- a CDS encoding ABC transporter permease, translating into MSGESRSLRVLRRLLAAIPLATGIVLVTFVLLRLLPGDPVDIMMGQAGNVSEVEIETLRRQLGLHRPIWAQAAHFIEGMVRGDLGRSIRTARPVTALIGEALPATLELAAAALLFAVAVAVPVGVLSAVRHRSALDHLAMGTAFVGISMPAFWLGLVLILLFGVALGWLPTSGRIDPSLSVPTVTGFMLVDTLLARDVAAFRSALEHLVLPAVTLGAELAAVLSRVVRSSMLDVLRADYVRVARAKGVNEWRVVSRHALRNALIPAVTVLGLQVGILLGGNMIVETVFSWPGLGRLVVGAIFARDYPVVQGAVLLYALTFLAANLLVDVLYTVINPRMAMS; encoded by the coding sequence TTGTCCGGTGAGTCGCGATCCCTGAGGGTCCTGCGCCGGTTGCTGGCCGCCATCCCGCTGGCGACGGGCATCGTGCTGGTCACGTTCGTCTTGCTGCGCCTGCTGCCGGGCGACCCCGTCGACATCATGATGGGCCAGGCCGGCAACGTCAGCGAGGTCGAGATCGAGACGCTGCGCCGCCAGCTGGGGCTCCATCGGCCTATCTGGGCGCAGGCGGCCCACTTCATCGAGGGGATGGTGCGGGGCGATCTGGGGCGGTCCATCCGGACCGCCCGCCCCGTCACCGCCCTCATCGGCGAGGCGCTCCCGGCCACGCTGGAGCTGGCGGCGGCCGCCCTGCTCTTCGCGGTGGCGGTGGCGGTCCCGGTGGGCGTGCTGTCGGCCGTGCGTCACCGGTCGGCGCTCGATCACCTGGCCATGGGCACGGCCTTCGTGGGCATCTCCATGCCGGCCTTCTGGCTGGGGCTGGTGCTGATCCTGCTCTTCGGCGTGGCGCTGGGGTGGCTGCCCACGTCGGGGCGCATCGACCCGTCGCTGTCGGTGCCGACCGTGACGGGCTTCATGCTGGTCGACACCCTGCTGGCCCGGGACGTGGCCGCCTTTCGCTCGGCCCTGGAGCACCTGGTGCTGCCCGCCGTGACGCTGGGCGCCGAGCTGGCGGCGGTGCTCTCCCGGGTCGTGCGCTCCAGCATGCTGGACGTGTTGCGGGCCGATTACGTACGGGTGGCCCGGGCGAAGGGGGTGAACGAGTGGCGCGTCGTCTCCCGGCACGCCCTGCGCAACGCCTTGATCCCGGCGGTGACGGTGCTGGGGTTGCAGGTGGGGATCTTGCTGGGCGGCAACATGATCGTGGAGACGGTCTTCAGCTGGCCGGGCTTGGGGCGGCTGGTGGTTGGGGCCATCTTCGCCCGGGACTACCCGGTGGTGCAGGGCGCGGTGCTGCTCTACGCGCTGACGTTCCTGGCGGCCAACTTGCTGGTCGACGTGCTCTACACCGTCATCAACCCGCGCATGGCGATGAGCTAG
- a CDS encoding ABC transporter permease, translating into MPEGGSPGLWDRLRRHPVAAGALVVLVGYVVMAIFAPVLAPFEPDRFVLSARLAPPWPLAGSKPGHWLGTDELGRDILSRIIYGARVSLAVGAAAVAISAVVGTALGALAGYRGGRLDHALSRVADLLMAFPYLLFSVLVMGVIGPGIPNLILALSFKAWVEFFRLARGETMAQKAREYVEAARAIGRSHAGILVREILPNVAHTLLVMATLRTGYMVLMEASLSFLGLGAPPDVPAWGSMVAAGREYLVNAWWVSTMPGLAILLLVMAVNALGEGLRDILDPRLRRH; encoded by the coding sequence ATGCCGGAGGGAGGCTCGCCCGGCCTGTGGGATCGGCTGCGGCGCCATCCGGTCGCGGCCGGCGCGCTGGTGGTGCTGGTCGGCTACGTCGTGATGGCCATCTTCGCGCCGGTCCTGGCGCCCTTCGAGCCGGATCGCTTCGTGCTGTCGGCGCGGCTGGCACCGCCGTGGCCGCTGGCGGGCTCCAAGCCGGGCCACTGGCTGGGCACCGACGAGCTGGGTCGCGACATCCTCTCCCGCATCATCTACGGGGCGAGGGTCTCGCTGGCGGTGGGCGCGGCGGCCGTGGCCATCTCGGCAGTGGTCGGCACGGCCCTGGGCGCGCTGGCCGGCTACCGGGGCGGGCGCCTCGACCACGCGCTGTCGCGGGTGGCCGACCTGCTGATGGCCTTCCCCTACCTGCTCTTCTCGGTGCTGGTGATGGGGGTCATCGGGCCCGGCATCCCCAACCTGATCCTGGCCCTCTCCTTCAAGGCGTGGGTCGAGTTCTTCCGGCTGGCCCGGGGCGAGACCATGGCCCAAAAGGCGCGGGAGTACGTGGAGGCGGCTCGCGCCATCGGGCGCTCGCACGCCGGGATCCTGGTGCGCGAGATCCTGCCCAACGTCGCGCACACCCTGCTGGTGATGGCGACGCTGCGCACCGGCTACATGGTGCTGATGGAGGCGTCGCTGAGCTTCCTGGGGCTGGGCGCCCCTCCCGACGTGCCCGCCTGGGGCAGCATGGTGGCGGCGGGCCGGGAGTACCTGGTCAACGCCTGGTGGGTCTCGACGATGCCGGGGCTCGCCATCCTGCTGCTGGTGATGGCCGTCAACGCGCTGGGGGAGGGGCTGCGCGACATCCTCGATCCCCGGCTCCGGCGGCACTGA